Proteins found in one Bacillus subtilis subsp. subtilis str. 168 genomic segment:
- the yesJ gene encoding putative acetyltransferase (Evidence 3: Putative function from multiple computational evidences; Product type e: enzyme) gives MTAFKIENETIADGFYACPAVYEDAESITGLLVRTAEWLRDRGSNQWSGLLKGQDIHDITGSIEKGHVFVFKKDEELAAVVMLLPAPSEWDRTLWGDDGHEESIYLHRLAVSRRFAGQGLGARVLQWAETGIHFPEKTRIRLDCVADSDALHSFYRRMGYEFMGADASGYHLFEKEITAE, from the coding sequence ATGACAGCTTTTAAGATTGAGAACGAAACGATTGCAGATGGATTTTACGCGTGTCCGGCCGTCTATGAGGATGCAGAATCGATTACCGGGTTGCTCGTCCGAACAGCTGAATGGCTCCGGGATCGGGGTTCTAACCAATGGAGCGGACTTCTCAAAGGGCAAGATATACATGATATCACGGGGTCAATTGAAAAGGGACATGTGTTTGTGTTTAAAAAAGATGAAGAGCTTGCGGCTGTCGTGATGCTGCTGCCTGCACCGAGCGAGTGGGACCGGACGCTTTGGGGAGACGATGGGCATGAGGAGTCCATTTATTTACACCGCCTCGCAGTAAGCCGCCGGTTTGCGGGACAGGGGCTTGGAGCCCGCGTCCTTCAGTGGGCGGAGACGGGCATACACTTTCCGGAAAAAACGCGGATCCGGCTTGACTGTGTCGCTGATAGTGACGCCCTGCATTCCTTTTATCGGCGTATGGGATATGAATTCATGGGTGCTGATGCGTCCGGATATCATTTGTTTGAGAAAGAGATTACGGCAGAATAA
- the yesK gene encoding putative membrane component (Evidence 3: Putative function from multiple computational evidences; PubMedId: 15849754, 16850406; Product type m: membrane component), with product MSFSKREAGDVWSILFVTGIVTACLFAGVSVLMRMRFPDKSRPEWMLAGLIVLGVFAIWYSLVYVRGWEGAALGMLGFNVIFGAIAGYLIDKAIRRYRKR from the coding sequence TTGTCTTTTTCTAAAAGGGAGGCAGGCGATGTGTGGTCAATATTATTTGTGACAGGGATTGTGACGGCTTGTCTGTTTGCTGGCGTATCCGTATTGATGCGGATGAGATTTCCTGACAAAAGTCGGCCGGAATGGATGTTGGCCGGGCTGATCGTCCTTGGTGTGTTTGCGATCTGGTACAGCCTCGTGTATGTACGCGGCTGGGAAGGGGCTGCGCTCGGAATGCTTGGATTCAATGTCATTTTCGGAGCCATTGCCGGATATTTGATCGATAAGGCCATCCGGCGTTACAGGAAAAGATAA
- the yesL gene encoding putative permease or sensor of a three component system for pectin and rhamnogalacturonan transport and degradation (Evidence 3: Putative function from multiple computational evidences; PubMedId: 15849754, 16850406, 25441682; Product type t: transporter) yields MLMIHSVANGLNHFCTWVMRLAYLNVLWILFSLAGLVVFGLMPATAAMFTVAREWAKGNTDAPVFSVFFRTFKKEWRASQILGLIVVTAALFLFADMRIAAQMDQPVLVNVFVSISLIFAFVVLYVFPVFSHFDVKIREVLSISFFIAFSRPAVTLLMAAGAVGVLCLVLFHVTFLLFFSGSLLSLILTKLSFKAFRSMDQRQEKEKAA; encoded by the coding sequence ATGTTGATGATACACAGTGTGGCAAATGGGCTGAATCATTTTTGTACGTGGGTGATGAGACTGGCCTATTTGAATGTGCTTTGGATTTTGTTTTCTCTTGCAGGCCTGGTTGTATTTGGGCTGATGCCCGCTACTGCCGCGATGTTTACAGTGGCGAGAGAATGGGCGAAGGGGAATACAGATGCCCCGGTGTTTTCTGTCTTTTTTCGGACGTTTAAAAAGGAATGGCGGGCATCACAGATCCTCGGGCTTATCGTTGTGACGGCTGCCCTGTTTCTGTTTGCGGATATGCGGATAGCGGCTCAGATGGACCAGCCTGTGCTCGTCAATGTATTCGTGAGCATTAGTTTGATTTTCGCGTTTGTTGTGCTGTATGTGTTCCCGGTATTTTCTCATTTTGACGTAAAAATCAGAGAGGTGCTGAGCATCAGCTTTTTCATTGCCTTCAGTCGTCCGGCGGTGACGCTTTTGATGGCAGCGGGCGCTGTCGGTGTGCTTTGTCTCGTTCTGTTTCATGTCACGTTTCTATTGTTTTTCAGCGGGAGTTTACTCAGCCTGATCTTAACGAAGCTGTCCTTTAAAGCGTTTCGGTCAATGGATCAGCGGCAGGAGAAAGAAAAGGCGGCATGA
- the yesM gene encoding two-component sensor histidine kinase [YesN] (Evidence 1a: Function from experimental evidences in the studied strain; PubMedId: 11717295, 23436677, 25441682; Product type rc: receptor), producing MKKRVAGWYRRMKIKDKLFVFLSLIMAVSFLFVYSGVQYAFHVYDEQIYRKSSEVLRMSSERIEDELKKIEDVSYEIITDEQIQRILSMQNRDDTYDQYQMKQELWDQLAGYASDEKYIDSIHVIDARGSEYSAGSSSSDLLQQEQEEVFKRAKAKSGRNLWMTLGGSDPVLISARQIRSYHQLSLNGLGMVLIQVNVKQMIRDVPKDWGDSVGDIMIADQGGNLVYTAHASAHVPEAAKETLKHPGYDLIKKNGKRYFISYLQSSYQNWSYYNVIPFDQMFAKISFMKTVIGTCFLLFFCVVLLFGRKIANSITEPIEQLVTAMKSVQHSGIEAGVSLSLPEHTQDEAGMLNRHFTVMMKRINELMEENVEKQLIIKETELKALQAQINPHFLYNTLESINWLAKANQQKQISKMVESLGFLLRNSIHMKKDIVTIQEEADIVRHYMTIQRFRFEERLKFTLDIDDEVKHCLIPKLTLQPLAENAIQYALEPFTRPCAIRIQAKKAKGCVCITVEDNGPGMDGRILESTGGRGIGLWNIRERISLTFGEPYGLRIHSEHEKGTRIVITIPCRNEVV from the coding sequence ATGAAGAAAAGAGTTGCTGGCTGGTACAGGCGGATGAAGATTAAGGATAAGCTGTTTGTGTTTCTATCGTTGATTATGGCCGTATCCTTTCTGTTTGTATACAGCGGGGTCCAGTATGCCTTTCATGTGTATGATGAGCAGATTTACCGCAAGTCCTCGGAGGTGCTTCGGATGTCTTCTGAAAGGATCGAAGACGAGCTGAAGAAGATAGAGGATGTGTCATATGAAATCATTACAGACGAACAGATTCAGCGCATCCTGAGCATGCAAAATCGGGATGATACGTATGATCAATATCAAATGAAGCAGGAGCTGTGGGATCAGCTTGCGGGATATGCCAGCGATGAAAAGTACATCGATTCCATTCATGTGATTGATGCCCGCGGCTCAGAGTATTCAGCCGGAAGCAGTTCTTCAGATCTTTTGCAGCAGGAGCAGGAAGAGGTATTTAAGCGAGCGAAAGCGAAAAGTGGAAGAAATCTTTGGATGACGCTCGGCGGGTCAGACCCCGTCCTGATTTCAGCACGGCAGATCAGGTCCTATCACCAGCTGAGTCTGAACGGCTTGGGCATGGTACTGATCCAGGTCAATGTAAAACAGATGATTCGTGATGTGCCGAAGGATTGGGGCGATTCAGTCGGAGACATTATGATTGCTGACCAAGGCGGTAATTTGGTGTATACGGCACATGCATCAGCGCATGTTCCTGAGGCAGCAAAAGAGACGTTGAAGCACCCCGGTTATGACTTGATAAAAAAGAATGGCAAACGTTACTTTATTTCTTATCTTCAATCATCCTACCAAAATTGGAGCTACTATAACGTTATCCCCTTTGATCAGATGTTCGCAAAAATTTCCTTTATGAAAACAGTGATCGGCACATGCTTTCTTCTCTTTTTCTGTGTGGTTTTGCTTTTCGGAAGGAAAATCGCCAACAGCATCACGGAGCCGATTGAACAGCTTGTGACCGCGATGAAATCGGTACAGCACAGCGGCATTGAAGCAGGTGTGTCGCTTTCTCTGCCGGAACATACACAGGATGAGGCCGGCATGCTGAACCGCCATTTTACTGTCATGATGAAACGGATTAATGAGCTGATGGAAGAAAATGTGGAAAAACAGCTCATCATTAAAGAAACCGAATTGAAAGCACTGCAAGCCCAGATCAATCCGCATTTTTTATATAACACGCTCGAGTCCATCAATTGGCTGGCCAAGGCGAATCAGCAAAAGCAAATCTCAAAAATGGTGGAATCGCTCGGTTTTCTTCTGCGAAACAGCATACATATGAAGAAGGATATCGTGACCATTCAGGAGGAGGCGGACATTGTACGTCACTATATGACCATTCAGCGATTTCGATTTGAAGAGCGCCTGAAATTCACGTTGGATATTGACGATGAGGTGAAGCATTGCCTCATTCCGAAACTGACGCTCCAGCCGCTTGCGGAAAATGCGATTCAATACGCGCTTGAACCCTTTACAAGGCCATGCGCCATCCGGATTCAGGCGAAAAAGGCGAAGGGCTGTGTCTGTATTACGGTCGAAGATAACGGCCCTGGCATGGATGGACGGATTCTTGAATCAACGGGTGGAAGAGGAATCGGACTTTGGAATATTCGCGAGCGCATCAGCCTGACATTCGGAGAGCCATACGGATTGCGGATTCATAGTGAGCATGAAAAGGGGACGAGGATTGTGATCACAATACCGTGCCGAAATGAGGTGGTGTGA
- the yesN gene encoding two-component response regulator [YesM] (Evidence 1a: Function from experimental evidences in the studied strain; PubMedId: 25441682; Product type r: regulator), with amino-acid sequence MYKILLADDERIILDGMAGIIEWESLGASLIGKAQNGHEAYEKIVHKQPHIVITDVKMPGMDGLELIKKVSAVSPSVQFIVLSGFGEFEYAKEAMKYGVKHYLLKPCNEQQIISSLEEIIAELKRQDVHKKKTAHLKHELDHIRSFAADQYLEGLIAGVAQLSPPPSLAGKKIRLLILKGEQSIDAAAREALGSALTAVCSSGEWTVLAVEENAAEKVAEVFADRKMAISQAGELRHAGQLFRDTAEASGDLHGSAVISKMIRLIADELGNPNLSLKWAAKDMLFMNPDYLGKLFKQETGEKFSQYVTRVRLEHAMKQMKIRRDVSVSEIAEEIGFGDNPKYFSLVFKKYTGLTPSEFRRKQGGASAG; translated from the coding sequence ATGTATAAAATACTGCTGGCTGATGATGAGAGGATTATCCTTGATGGAATGGCGGGAATCATTGAGTGGGAGTCGCTTGGCGCCTCATTGATCGGAAAAGCGCAGAACGGACATGAAGCATATGAAAAGATTGTACATAAGCAGCCGCATATCGTCATCACAGACGTCAAAATGCCCGGCATGGACGGGCTTGAGCTGATCAAAAAGGTGTCAGCCGTCAGCCCGTCGGTGCAATTTATCGTCCTGTCCGGGTTTGGAGAGTTTGAGTACGCAAAGGAAGCCATGAAATATGGGGTGAAGCATTATTTGCTGAAACCCTGCAATGAACAGCAGATTATCAGCTCGCTGGAGGAAATCATTGCTGAGCTGAAGCGGCAAGATGTGCACAAAAAGAAAACAGCCCATCTGAAACACGAGCTGGACCATATCCGTTCCTTTGCAGCCGATCAATACTTGGAAGGCTTGATCGCCGGTGTGGCCCAGCTTTCTCCGCCGCCTTCACTTGCCGGAAAAAAGATCCGCCTCTTGATCTTAAAAGGGGAACAATCTATTGATGCTGCAGCCAGAGAGGCACTCGGATCGGCACTGACAGCGGTTTGCAGCAGCGGTGAATGGACCGTGCTCGCCGTAGAGGAGAACGCCGCTGAAAAGGTGGCGGAGGTTTTTGCGGACCGCAAGATGGCCATCAGTCAGGCGGGAGAACTCCGGCACGCGGGGCAGCTGTTTCGTGACACAGCTGAAGCGTCTGGTGACCTGCATGGGAGCGCAGTGATTTCAAAAATGATCAGGCTTATTGCCGACGAGCTCGGAAATCCGAATCTGTCCTTAAAATGGGCGGCGAAGGATATGCTGTTTATGAATCCTGATTATCTCGGGAAGTTATTTAAGCAGGAAACAGGCGAGAAATTTTCCCAATATGTTACACGGGTGCGTCTTGAGCATGCGATGAAGCAGATGAAAATAAGGAGGGACGTGAGCGTTTCAGAAATTGCTGAAGAAATCGGGTTTGGCGATAATCCGAAGTATTTCAGTCTTGTTTTTAAAAAATATACCGGTCTGACACCGTCAGAATTCAGAAGAAAACAGGGAGGCGCTTCCGCAGGATAG
- the yesO gene encoding pectin degradation byproducts (rhamnose oligosaccharides)-binding lipoprotein (Evidence 1a: Function from experimental evidences in the studied strain; PubMedId: 16781735, 17449691, 25658435; Product type lp: lipoprotein) — protein sequence MKKICYVLLSLVCVFLFSGCSAGEEASGKKEDVTLRIAWWGGQPRHDYTTKVIELYEKKNPHVHIEAEFANWDDYWKKLAPMSAAGQLPDVIQMDTAYLAQYGKKNQLEDLTPYTKDGTIDVSSIDENMLSGGKIDNKLYGFTLGVNVLSVIANEDLLKKAGVSINQENWTWEDYEKLAYDLQEKAGVYGSNGMHPPDIFFPYYLRTKGERFYKEDGTGLAYQDDQLFVDYFERQLRLVKAKTSPTPDESAQIKGMEDDFIVKGKSAITWNYSNQYLGFARLTDSPLSLYLPPEQMQEKALTLKPSMLFSIPKSSEHKKEAAKFINFFVNNEEANQLIKGERGVPVSDKVADAIKPKLNEEETNIVEYVETASKNISKADPPEPVGSAEVIKLLKDTSDQILYQKVSPEKAAKTFRKKANEILERNN from the coding sequence TTGAAGAAGATTTGTTACGTGCTGTTATCCCTTGTCTGCGTCTTTTTGTTCAGCGGATGTTCAGCGGGTGAAGAGGCCTCGGGAAAAAAAGAAGATGTTACACTCAGAATCGCGTGGTGGGGCGGGCAGCCAAGGCATGATTATACAACTAAGGTAATTGAACTATACGAGAAAAAGAATCCGCACGTCCATATTGAAGCGGAATTTGCGAACTGGGATGACTACTGGAAAAAGCTTGCGCCCATGTCTGCCGCCGGCCAGCTTCCTGATGTCATTCAAATGGATACCGCTTACTTAGCCCAATACGGAAAGAAGAACCAGCTGGAAGATTTAACGCCGTATACAAAGGATGGAACGATTGACGTCAGTTCAATCGACGAGAATATGCTGTCGGGCGGAAAAATCGACAATAAGCTTTATGGATTTACGCTAGGTGTCAACGTGCTGTCTGTGATTGCCAATGAAGATTTGCTGAAAAAAGCCGGTGTGTCTATCAATCAGGAAAACTGGACGTGGGAGGATTACGAGAAGCTGGCGTATGATCTTCAGGAAAAAGCCGGTGTCTACGGTTCCAACGGAATGCATCCGCCTGATATTTTCTTCCCTTATTATTTGCGCACAAAGGGTGAGCGCTTTTATAAAGAAGACGGCACTGGCCTCGCGTATCAAGATGATCAGCTGTTTGTCGATTACTTTGAACGGCAGCTGAGGCTAGTGAAAGCGAAAACGTCCCCAACACCTGATGAAAGCGCACAGATTAAAGGGATGGAAGACGATTTTATCGTCAAAGGCAAATCAGCGATTACATGGAACTACTCCAATCAATATTTGGGCTTTGCCCGGCTGACAGACTCGCCGCTGTCTCTCTATCTGCCGCCGGAGCAAATGCAGGAAAAGGCGCTGACACTGAAGCCCAGTATGCTGTTTTCCATTCCGAAAAGCTCTGAGCATAAAAAAGAGGCAGCGAAATTTATTAATTTCTTCGTGAATAATGAGGAAGCGAACCAGCTGATTAAAGGCGAGCGAGGCGTTCCAGTCTCCGACAAGGTGGCGGATGCGATTAAACCGAAGCTGAATGAGGAAGAAACCAACATCGTGGAGTATGTAGAAACCGCGTCAAAAAACATCAGCAAAGCCGATCCGCCAGAGCCTGTGGGAAGCGCGGAGGTCATCAAGCTGCTGAAAGATACGTCAGATCAGATTCTGTATCAGAAGGTATCGCCGGAAAAAGCCGCCAAAACGTTCCGGAAAAAGGCCAATGAGATATTAGAGAGGAATAATTGA
- the rhgP gene encoding rhamnogalacturonan permease (Evidence 1a: Function from experimental evidences in the studied strain; PubMedId: 15849754, 16850406, 17449691; Product type t: transporter) → MTGNGADAMKKSRSIRKDNLAGYAFISPFIIGFLCFTVIPMGASLFLSFTSYDLFTAPKWIGLDNFKEMFTGDEKYWQSLKVTFTYVLAGVPLRLGFALFIAVILNNAAKGTAIYRTLFYLPSIIGGSVAVAIMWRNIFGNDGVINALLFFVGIDQKILWYQNPTSALWTLILLSVWQFGSSMLIFLAGLKNIPSSYLEAASVDGANRVQRFFKITLPILTPIIFFNLVMQTISAFMTFTPAYIISKGEGGPLDGTLLYSLYLFQRAFNYFQMGYASAMAWVMLVIVGLITLILFKTSSYWVHYESKEE, encoded by the coding sequence TTGACGGGAAATGGGGCTGACGCAATGAAAAAAAGCCGGAGTATAAGAAAAGACAATCTGGCGGGATATGCTTTTATTTCTCCGTTTATCATCGGGTTCCTATGCTTTACGGTGATTCCGATGGGGGCGTCCCTGTTTCTGTCCTTCACGAGCTATGACTTGTTTACGGCGCCGAAATGGATCGGGCTCGACAACTTTAAGGAAATGTTTACGGGTGACGAAAAGTATTGGCAGTCTCTGAAGGTGACGTTTACGTATGTGCTTGCCGGGGTTCCGCTCCGCCTCGGCTTCGCGCTTTTTATCGCTGTCATTTTAAACAATGCAGCAAAAGGAACGGCCATTTACAGAACGCTCTTTTATCTGCCTTCGATCATCGGCGGGAGCGTCGCCGTGGCGATTATGTGGCGCAATATTTTTGGCAATGACGGGGTCATCAATGCGCTGCTGTTTTTTGTCGGGATTGATCAAAAAATTCTTTGGTACCAGAATCCGACAAGTGCGCTGTGGACATTGATTCTGCTGTCCGTCTGGCAGTTCGGGTCGTCAATGCTGATTTTTTTGGCCGGGCTGAAAAACATTCCGTCTTCGTATTTGGAAGCGGCAAGTGTGGATGGGGCAAATCGGGTGCAGCGTTTCTTCAAGATCACGCTTCCGATCCTTACACCGATTATTTTCTTTAACCTAGTGATGCAGACGATTTCTGCTTTTATGACATTTACACCTGCCTATATCATTTCGAAGGGCGAGGGCGGGCCGCTTGACGGGACACTTCTCTATTCGCTCTATTTGTTCCAGCGTGCGTTTAACTATTTTCAAATGGGCTACGCATCGGCGATGGCGTGGGTCATGCTTGTCATTGTCGGGCTGATTACGCTCATATTGTTTAAAACATCGTCATATTGGGTTCATTACGAGTCAAAGGAGGAATGA
- the rhgQ gene encoding rhamnogalacturonan permease (Evidence 1a: Function from experimental evidences in the studied strain; PubMedId: 15849754, 16850406, 17449691; Product type t: transporter), with protein sequence MEPVNQPVREAPVFERKKAGRVSPKRILFHVFTATLAVLLLYPVIWLFVSSFKESASIFTTSHSLIPDPFILSNYAEGWKGIAGQPFLTFIKNSAIIVGLSTIGAVMSSAVIAYGFARIPFKGKKFWFACMMGTLMLPHEVLMIPQYIMFAKLDWLNSFKPIVVPQFFGHAFFIFLMIQFIRTIPEELDEAARIDGCGRFACFWRIILPLIAPALATSAIFSFYWKWEELIQPLLYLNKPELYPVSLALKLFLDTESASNWGAMFAMSAVSLLPVILVFFLFQKYIVQGISTTGLK encoded by the coding sequence ATGGAGCCGGTCAACCAGCCTGTCAGAGAAGCCCCGGTTTTTGAGAGAAAAAAAGCCGGGCGCGTCAGTCCCAAACGCATACTGTTCCATGTTTTTACGGCAACGCTGGCGGTGTTGCTGCTGTACCCGGTTATTTGGCTGTTTGTCAGCTCGTTTAAAGAAAGCGCCAGTATTTTTACAACCTCACATTCTCTCATTCCAGACCCTTTTATTCTCAGTAACTATGCTGAAGGGTGGAAGGGCATTGCGGGACAGCCGTTTCTGACGTTTATTAAAAACTCGGCGATTATTGTCGGGCTGTCAACAATCGGTGCCGTCATGTCATCGGCTGTCATTGCGTACGGATTTGCGCGTATACCGTTTAAGGGAAAAAAATTTTGGTTTGCGTGCATGATGGGGACGTTAATGCTGCCTCATGAAGTGTTGATGATTCCGCAGTATATTATGTTTGCGAAATTAGACTGGCTGAATTCCTTTAAACCAATTGTCGTTCCGCAATTTTTCGGGCATGCGTTTTTTATCTTTCTGATGATCCAGTTTATCCGGACGATTCCCGAGGAGCTGGATGAAGCCGCGCGAATCGACGGATGCGGACGCTTTGCCTGCTTTTGGCGGATCATTCTCCCGCTGATTGCCCCCGCGCTTGCGACGTCTGCGATTTTCTCCTTCTATTGGAAGTGGGAGGAGCTGATTCAGCCGCTCTTGTATTTGAATAAGCCGGAGCTTTACCCTGTTTCACTTGCGCTGAAGCTTTTTCTCGATACAGAGTCGGCTTCGAACTGGGGCGCGATGTTTGCCATGTCAGCCGTCTCGTTATTGCCTGTGATTCTTGTTTTCTTTTTGTTTCAGAAATATATCGTTCAGGGCATCAGTACGACCGGATTAAAATAA
- the rhgH gene encoding rhamnogalacturonan hydrolase (Evidence 1b: Function from experimental evidences in the studied species; PubMedId: 16781735, 17449691; Product type e: enzyme), protein MAQLIFDEEKVTSVIDRIVKRTFQMDFAWDWPGGVAFYGVAEAYEATENEEYINLLKTWVDEQLEDGLPPLSINGVSIGHTLLFLHKVTGDDVYLETAAEMAEYVLHKAPRFGEGILQHTVNAAEYVFPEQAWADTLMMAGLFMLRIGRVMEREDYFEDGLRQFHGHEDVLQDPVTNLYYHAWDNKAQNHLSGIYWGRANGWAALTMAKALPLIEVTHPSFMIIDGSLRDQLSALVRLQDESGLWHTILDDPDSYLEVSASAGIASALMSSGKLYTKYVQKSLAAILDAVEEDGRVSRVSAGTAVMKNAEGYKQVPYKRIQGWGQGLALTFLADVLKTKKRLYQ, encoded by the coding sequence ATGGCACAGCTTATCTTTGATGAAGAAAAGGTGACGTCGGTTATTGACCGGATCGTGAAACGGACATTTCAGATGGATTTTGCGTGGGATTGGCCGGGCGGCGTTGCGTTTTACGGTGTGGCGGAGGCCTATGAAGCGACGGAAAACGAGGAATATATCAATCTGTTAAAAACGTGGGTGGATGAACAGCTGGAGGATGGGCTGCCGCCGCTTTCGATCAACGGAGTTTCCATTGGGCATACGCTTTTGTTCCTCCACAAGGTGACAGGTGATGACGTGTATTTGGAAACAGCGGCCGAGATGGCGGAATATGTGCTGCATAAGGCGCCGCGCTTTGGCGAGGGTATCCTTCAGCATACGGTGAATGCGGCAGAATACGTATTCCCTGAACAGGCATGGGCGGATACGCTGATGATGGCTGGGCTGTTTATGCTGAGAATCGGGCGGGTCATGGAGCGTGAGGATTATTTTGAAGACGGCCTGCGCCAGTTTCACGGACATGAGGATGTGCTTCAGGACCCTGTCACGAATTTGTACTACCACGCCTGGGACAACAAAGCGCAAAATCATCTGTCGGGGATTTATTGGGGCAGGGCGAACGGCTGGGCGGCACTCACGATGGCAAAGGCGCTCCCGCTTATTGAGGTGACACATCCTTCCTTTATGATCATCGACGGATCGCTCAGAGACCAGCTGAGCGCGCTTGTCCGGCTTCAGGATGAATCAGGGCTGTGGCATACAATTTTGGATGATCCGGATTCTTATCTGGAGGTTTCGGCATCAGCGGGTATTGCTTCTGCTCTGATGTCGAGCGGAAAGCTGTATACAAAATATGTGCAGAAATCGCTTGCCGCCATTTTGGATGCAGTGGAAGAGGACGGACGGGTCAGCAGGGTATCGGCCGGGACAGCCGTCATGAAAAATGCCGAAGGATACAAACAGGTGCCTTACAAACGAATACAAGGATGGGGGCAGGGACTTGCGCTGACGTTTCTTGCTGATGTTTTGAAAACGAAAAAACGCTTGTATCAGTAA